The window AGCAAGTATGCTTTTATTTAGTGATGGGATTGCAAGAGGAGTAAGCACATTTGATCTGCCACTTGGGGCGATAAATGCGATTATATTTGCACCATTTTTTATCGTACTTCTTTTTAGGCATTTAAATGTTAGATATTAAGAATATAAATATTTCATATGGCAAAAGAGAAATCCTAAATAATATAAATCTAACTTTTAGAGATTCTAGTTTTAATGCGATTTTAGGTGCAAATGGTGCTGGAAAAACCACACTTTTTAAATGTATATTAGGGCTAATAAAACCTTTTAGTGGCGAGATATTGATAGAAAATAAAAATATCAAGGATATAAAAATCAAACAAAGAGCAAAACTAGTATCATATATGCCGCAGATTCTAGATGTGCCATTTGATTATAGTGTATTTGATATGGTGGCTTTTGGATTTGAAGCACATACTAGAATCTTTAGCAAAATAAATAAAAACAAGATTTTTAATATACTTGAAATGCTAAATATACAAGACTTAGCAAATAGAGGTGTGCAATCACTTAGTGGCGGACAGAAAGCATTGGTATTATTGGCTAGATGTATGTTGCAAGATAGTAAGATTCTGCTACTTGATGAACCGATAGCATATCTTGATATAAACAATCAAAAAAAATTGCTTGATATTATCTCTAAATTGAAAGAAAAAATAATTATTATAAATATTCATGACCCAAGCTTAGCGCTTGATTATGCTACAAATATCATCGCTATAAAAAATCAAAAAATATTATTTCAAAAAAATAAATTTGATGTAACAAAAGAGGATTTAGAAAAACTATATGAAATAGATTTAAATTATCACAAATTAGAGAATCTGCACTTTATAAAAGCAATTTAGAGTGTTTTTATAAAAGATTCTATTTGAGATTGTAAATGTGCTAAATCCTTGCTATTATCGATTATATAGGTAGAAAGGGCTTTTTTAGATTCTATATCTATTTGAGATTCTATCTTTTTTATGGCTAATTCTGCTTTTATATTATCTCTTTTTATAAGTCTATCTATTTGTATTTGTTTTGGTGTATAAATAAGCAAGATTCTATTTATTGGATATTTTTCTTTTGCTTCAAAAAAAAGTGGAATATCTACAAAATAGACTTTTTTATACTTTTCTAGCTCTTTTGCAATTTGTAAGATCTCATTTCTTATAAAAGGATGTAAAATATTTTCTAATATTTTTCTTTTTGTATCATCACAAAATACAATAGCACCTAATTTTTTTCTATCTATATTATTGCTAGAATCCAAAATCTCGCTACCAAATTCTAAAACTACCTCATCTTTTAATATATTTAAAGCATTATGAGCTATTTTATCAGCATCAATGATGCTATATCCATATAGTTTTAGTAGATCACATACACTACTTTTACCACTTGCTATTCCACCAGTGATTGCTATTGCATTTTCTAATTTCATTAATTTTTTGCTACACCTTTTAAAATATCTTTTAGATAGTTTGGCATAGCAAATGCTGCTTCATGAATCTTTGCATTGTAATATTTTAGAGATTCTATCATGTCGATTTTTTGAAGACATATATCTGCAAGCGGGTGAAATTTATTTGATAAAAACAAATAATAATTTTGTGCAACTTTAAATGGCATTTTGATACTAAAAGATGCATTTTTAATAGAATCCAGTGCATTTTCTTGGCTAGATTCTAAATTGGGCAAATTTATAATAACAATAGAATCTTTTGTTGTTATCCCTAAAAAGTCCTTGGTTGTATCATTTTTCATATCAATAATCAAATCAAATTTCTCTTTTTTGTCACTTGTATCATAAACATTACAATGCAATGTATCAAGAAATTCTAAGAGCTTTTTATTTTCACAATGAAGAACTAAAACATCTTTTTTTTCATAATTAAAATCATTTATACACAAACCAACACAAGCCAAAAACTCTGCTTCTATAATATCTTTATCCATTTAATAGCCTTTATTAATATTGTTTTAGAAATTATAACAATTAATTACTACTTCTAAATCTAAATTGACCTTTTTTAAGGACATTAGCAATCCCACCAATGCTAAATATCCATTTATTTTCTATAAAGTTTTTCAAAAATGCCGCTATTTCACCACTAATGCTTATATGAAAAACAACGCCAACTCCATCTGTATGACCAATCGAACATACAGTTCCTTTATGCTTAAATACAAATGGCTTACTAAGTGATTTGTCATTTAGTATATTTACCAAGTTTTTGCCAACATACTCACCCATTTGATTTGCAAGTTGTGCTGTTGGGGCATTTAATATATCTCGTTTCATACAAATTGCACTATCACCTACAACAAAAATATTAGGATATTTTGGCACTCTTAAAAATTCATCTACCAAAATCCTAGAATCTTTATGCTCAAAATAAGTAGAATTAGATATCACACCACTGCCTTTTACACCAGCACACCATATAATATTGTTTGCTTTTATATCCTCTAAAACACCTAATTTATTTTTAATAATAACTCCGTCACTTTTGCATTCAATAACATCACCTTGAATAAATTCTATTCCTAGCTTTAACATCTTATGCTTTGCTAATTTAGAATCCCCTGCATTAAACATAGGCAAAATCTGCTCACCTCTACTTACACAAATGATTTTAACCAAGCTTTTATCAATACCACAAATCTTACACAATTCATCAATTTGCGTTCCAAGTTCAGCTGCAAACTCAATACCTGTAAATCCACTACCACATACCACAAATCGTAAATCAAGCGGTTCTGAATCAAAATCTTTAAACTTAGATTCTATATTATTTCTAAGGCGAATAGCAGAATTTAATGTTTCTAGCTTATAGCAAAACTCATCTACACCTTTGATACCAAATGTATTTGGAACAAAACCAAGTGCAATAACCAAATAATCATAGCTATAACAACCTCGCTCTCCAAATACTTGTTTGGATTCTGGATTAATTCTTAAAATAGTATCTTTTATGAAACTAACCTTATTAGAATCTAATATTTTTCTAAAAAAAATCCTAGCTTTCCTTGCGCTATAGGTTCCAACTGCAACCTTGTGAAGTAATGTCGTTTGATAATGATAGTCGTGCTTGCTGATTAATGTAACATTTGCTTTATCCACTTGCAGATATTTTTGTAAATAAGTAGCAATCTTAAATCCGCCATATCCACCACCAAGGATCAAAATATTTGGTCTTCCCATGTGAAGCTCTTTATAGTAAATGAAATATTTTTTTATGCCTAGATTATAATAAATTGTAATTGCATTCATTTATTAAATCAAATAAAGTTGTATGAGTATGATTAATTTTTGTAACAAGGATATTTAAGAAGCGCCCTTTTTCAGATTACTATGGCACATAAATATTATAGGGGCTCTGCTGTGTTCCCACCCTGAAGCATTGCCTATAACACCCATTGCATAGGTCTAAAAAAGAGCAAGTAGAATAATAATTAAATATTCCTTAAATCAAAATTTAAGAAATTAAAAATTAAATAATTTTTATAATGAAATTTTTAAGTGCTTTTGTATAGAATGCAAAAAACTTTCTAGCACAATAAAGAGGGGTTTTATGCCAAAACGAACAGATATACAAACAATTTTACTTATTGGTTCAGGACCAATCATAATAGGACAGGCTTGTGAATTTGACTACTCTGGCACACAAGCAGCAAAAACTCTAAAAAAACTAGGATACAAAGTAATCCTTATTAATTCAAATCCAGCAACAATCATGACAGACCCAGATTTTGCGGATAGGACTTATATAGAGCCTATTACAGAAGAAATTATTGCAAATATAATAAAAGTAGAAAAAGTTGATGCTATTTTACCTACGATGGGCGGACAAACAGCGCTAAATGTAGCTATGCGAATGCAAGAAAAAGGAATGCTAGAGGGTATTAAATTTTTAGGAGCAAATCCAGAGGCAATCAAAAAAGGGGAAGATAGGCAGGCTTTCAAGGAAGCGATGATAAAAATTGGTATGGATTTACCAAAAAGTAGATATGCCTACACAATGAAAGAAGCTCTTGATGCAGCAAAAGAAATAGGATTCCCGCTTATTATTCGTGCAAGTTACACACTTGCAGGGGGTGGAAGCGGCGTAGCATATAATATTGATGAGTTTATGGCAATAGCTCAAAATGGGCTTGATGTAAGTCCAATAAGTGAGATTCTCATTGAAGAATCTTTGCTTGGTTGGAAAGAATATGAAATGGAAGTTATACGCGATAGATTTGATAATTGTATTATTGTTTGCAGTATTGAGAATCTCGATCCTATGGGTGTGCATACAGGGGATTCTATCACTATTGCCCCAGCACTCACACTTACAGATAAAGAATATCAACGAATGCGTGATGCTAGCTTTAAAATCTTGCGTGAAATTGGCGTAGATACAGGTGGAAGCAATGTGCAGTTTGCAATAAATCCGCAAAATGGGCGAATGACGGTTATTGAGATGAATCCACGCGTTTCACGAAGTTCTGCGCTTGCAAGCAAGGCTACAGGATATCCAATCGCAAAAGTCGCTACAATGCTTGCTGTTGGATTCTCACTTGATGAGATAAAAAATGATATTACAGGCACACCAGCTAGCTTTGAACCTAGCATTGATTATATTGTTACAAAGATTCCACGATGGACATTTGAGAAATTTCCAAAAGCAGATTCTACACTTACGACTTCTATGAAAAGTATTGGTGAAGTTATGGCGATAGGTAGCACTTTTAGAGAATCTTTACAAAAAGCACTTTGTAGCTTAGAAAATGGATTGTGCGGATTAAATACAATATCAAATGATATAGAATTAATAAGCAAAGAAATAAGACGACCAAATGCAAATAGATTGCTATATATTGCTGATGGCTTTAGAATGGGGCTAAACATAGAAGAAGTGCATGAATTAAGCAAGATTGATAAATGGTTTTTAAATAATATAAAATATTTAGTAGATAGAGAAAAAGAAATCACTTCCAATGTTTTAAATGACGAAAAACTTTTAAGGGAATTAAAAATCGATGGTTTTAGCGATGAAATGATTGCGCTTTTATTAAATAAAAATAATAATGGATTTAATCTAAATCAAAATGATATTTATCAAGCAAGAATGAAATTTGGTATAAAACATGAATATAGCGAGGTAGATACTTGTGCAGGCGAATTTCCAAGTCTTACACCTTATTTATATTCAAGCATTTCATATAATCCACAAAATCAACAAACTTATCAAAATACGCAAAATTGCATAGATGAAAAAAGTAAAAAAATCCTAATTATCGGTAGCGGTCCAAATAGAATTGGACAAGGTATTGAATTTGATTATTGCTGTGTGCATGCAAGTTTTGCATTAAAAGATTTGGGATATAAAAGCATTATGTATAACTGCAATCCAGAGACGGTTAGCACGGATTATGATACAAGCAATATATTGTATTTTGAGCCTATTGATTTTGAGCATGTTCGCTCTGTAATTGAGAGAGAAAAACCAGATGGAATTATCGTGCATTTTGGGGGACAAACGCCTCTTAAACTTTCAAAAATGCTATCTTTGCTTGATGTTAATATCATAGGAAGCAGTGCAAAAGTAATAGATATTGCAGAAGATAGAGAAAAATTTGCAAAATTTATCGAAGAAAACAATCTATTACAACCACAAAATGGAATAGCTTTTAATAAAGAAGATGCATACAAGATTGCTTTTAATATTGGATTTCCTGTGCTTGTTCGCCCTTCTTATGTGCTTGGTGGAAGGGCTATGAAAATCGTATATAATGAAGATGAACTAAGAATCTACATGGAAGAAGCACTAAATATAAGCCAAAATAATCCAATTTTAATTGATAAATTTTTAGATGGTGCAATAGAGCTTGATGTTGATGCTCTAAGTGATGGCAAAGATGTATATATCGCAGGAATCATGCAACACATAGAAGAAGCTGGAATCCATAGCGGAGATTCTACTTGTGTGATACCAACAATTAATATAAGTGAAAAACATCTAAAAGAAATAGAGCAAATAACACAAATTGTCGCATTAAAACTTGGTGTTATAGGACTTATGAATATACAATATGCAATATACAATAACGCAATATATATTATTGAAGTTAATCCAAGAGCATCAAGGACGACACCTTTTGTAAGTAAAGCCACAGGGATTCCACTTGCAAAAGTTGCTACACATATAATGTGTGGAAAAACACTTAAAAAAGCACTAAATTTTTATGATAAATACAATATAGTAATCAATGAAAATGGAATCTATAAACCAAAAATGCCAAAATATGTATCAGTAAAAGAATCTGTATTCCCATTTAATAAACTTCCTGGAGCAGATGTATTGCTTGGTCCAGAAATGAAAAGCACGGGTGAAGTTATGGGGATTAGCTCTTCATTTGGCATTAGCTTTGCAAAAGGACAAATTGCATGCAACAATGCACTTCCACTAAATGGAAATGTGCTGCTATCGTTTATGGATAATGATAAAAAATATCTTCCAAATATTGCAAAGAGTTTTATTGATCTTGGGTTTAATGTATATGCAACAGCAGGGACATATACTAATCTAATAAATAATAATATAGAAGCTACAAAAGTATTAAAAATAAGCGAGGGGCGACCAAATATTCATGATTTATTATCAAATAAAGAGATTGATATAGTGATTAATACAAGTGATGATAAATCAAGCAAAGATGATGCAAAAAAGATAAGAGAGAAGGTTGTTAGACTTGCAATTCCATATTTTACAACCATATCTGGGACAAAAGGTGCGCTAAAAGCTATAAAAGAACTAAAAAAATCATCGCCTTATAAAGTGCAAGCTTTGCAAGATTATTTAAATTAATGTATTTATTTTTAGCTCAAAGTGATACAACAGCTGGGTTTTTAAGCAAATCAAAAGATAGAATCTTGCTTGCAAAGCAAAATATGCAAAACAAACCCATATTAGTAGAATCTAACTCACTTTTTTTGATAAAAAAACACTCCAAGATTCCACAAAAAATAAATAAAGCAATAAGAAGAAGTAAAAAGACTACTTTTATATTCCAAAATAATAAATCATTTAGACTTGTGGATGATGGCTTACATTCGCAGTTTTTAGAGCATTTTGGGCTTCTTTATTCTTCATCTGCAAATTTACATAAACATAAATTTGATTTAAATTTTGCTATAAATAAAGCTGATGTTTTAATAATGGATAAAAGAGGAATCTTTGAATCCTCTCCATCTAAAATTTTTAAAATAAAAAAAGATAAGATAAAAAAGATAAGATAATGGATAAAATCATAGCTATAGTTTTTTTTGGTGCGATATTTGGGCTATTTCCAATAATTATATTTTATGGCGGAATCTTTATTCATTATTTTTCATATTATGAAATAAAAGAATATTTCAATAGCTTTTTTATGCAGAATCTAAATTTATATCTATATATTTTATTTGGATTATTTAGCGGAATTGCTTTTGTTGTAAATAAAAATTTTTTAAGATTTATATATCTAATTTGTGCTATTTTATTTTGTCTTACACTAATTCCTAGTATAGGATTAAATGCTGGAGAAAAAATGTTTGCAAAAAATGCAAAAATAAATATAGATGGCAAAAATTATATTGCAAAATTAATCTATAAAGACAATATGAAAATATATTATAAATTAAAAGATAACCCAAAAATACAAAGATTGGATGTAAGATAGGAGGAAACTTTTGCGAATTGATAAATTTTTAAATACTACAAATATTTTAAAACGAAGAAGCATGGCAAAAGATTTGCTAGAAAGTCACCTAGTAAGCATTAATGGTGGCATAACAAAAGCAAGTAGAAATGTAAAAGTTGGAGATATTATTGAAATAAAATTTTTAGAATATTCAAAAAAATACGAAGTATTAATGATACCTACAACAAAAACACTACCTAAAAATCAAAAACAAGAATATATAAAAGAGATAAGCTAAGGATGATTAGATGAAATTTTTATTTGGAAAAACATTTATAAATACAGCAGTGGCATTGTATATTTGGATTCTAGGAATTACTATTGGAGCATTGCTTGCAAGTGGGGCTTTTGTCGCAAATGTGATATTTAATGCTAGTTTTTTTGGAGTTGAATTAAGCAAATTTCAAAGCGGAATCTTAATGACTCAAATATTTCTAAAATTAAATATATTACTTATTGTAGTTGCTTTTATCATTGCGATATTTGAGACTTTTACCCTTCGTCTAGGAGACAATAAAAAAATAATTAAAATTATATTATTTATAAGTGGTGCAATTAGTGTGATTTGCATATTGTTATTTAGTCTTTATTACACTCCTTTTATTGTAGAACAACAGCAGCTAGGTCTAAATGCTACGCAATCAAGTGAGTTTATCTCTATGCATGCTCAAAGTGAATTTGTGGCAAATGTATTGTTTTTTTGTCTTAGTATAAATGTCTTATTTAGGCTAGTTTATAGGAAATAAAATGTGGCTTACAAAATATAATGCAAGTGGTAATGATTTTTTAATCTTTTATACATTTAACAATATATTAGATTCTAAAAAAAGAGCAAATCTTGCAAAAAAAATATGTAATAGACATAGTGGAATTGGTGCTGATGGGCTTGTAATCATCATGCCACATAGTAAATATGCATATAAATGGGATTTTTATAATTCTGATGGAAGCAAAGCAGATATGTGTGGAAATGCAAGTAGATGTGTCGCGCACTATGCTTACATAAACAATCTAGCGCCAAAAAAGCATTCATTTTTAAGTGGTGCTGGAGAAATTAAAGTAGAAATTGATGATAAAAATGATGATATAGTAGAAGTAAATTTTGGAAAAGTAAAAATAAAAAAAGATTGCATTGATGAATATGAAATGCAATTTACACTGCTAGATTCTGGAATCCCACATTTAGTAAGCTTTATAGATGGTAAATTACCAAAAAGTAAAAATAAGATGATGGAGAATCTAAGAAAAAAATACAATGCAAATGTAAATTTTGCAAAAATCATTAGTAAAGATATCATCCATTTATCTACATATGAAAGAGGTGTAGAAGATATCACACTTGCATGCGGAACAGGCATGGCTGCCACATATTATCTAGCATTAATGCAAAATAAGATTCATAAAATCGCCACATTAATACCACCAAGCAATGAACCTTTGTATTTTAAAATGCAAAATGACGAAGTGTATTATAAAGGTAAAGTAGAGCGAATCTGTGATATCAAGCTTTTTCTATAAGTATATTAAAAAACCAATACAATAACCCAATCGTATAAAAAAATAAATTTGCATAATACAAATAAAATTGCTCTAGCAAATGAGAACAAAGTATAAATAAAATAAAACCAAAAATAAGAATAAATAAATTTACGATATTATAAAAAGTAATAGAACTCTTAAGAGAAAAAATAATTCTTGCAAACAAAATAATACTAGCTAATGATAAAACAAAATCAATAGCAGATAAAAAATTATCAAAGTCATATACCCTTATGCAATAACCAAATAAAAATATAATACTTACATTTAGTGATGGCATTATTTCTTTTATATATGTTTTATAAAAATAGTTATTAAATAGATTCTTTTTATAAAAAAAGATAAATAAAGGAATAGTTATAAAATAAATAAATACAAAACTATCAATGATTAATTCTTCTATACTATTTATCACCAAATGATTATCATCTAAGTCATAAACATCCAAAAATCCATCTAAATTATCCTGTGGCAATGCAAAGCTAATGATTAATAATGACAAAAAAATAAAGATTCCAAATAATGCCATATAAATATATTTCTTAGAATCTTTTCTTATACTTGATTGGATAAGATAAATCAAAATACAAATTGCAATAAATAGCAAAATCCTTGAAAGTTGAACAAAAATATTATTTGGACGAAGAAAAATATCTAATAAATCAACAAAATTATCAATAAATAGTGACGAGATAATAGACAAAAAGAAAAATGAAGAAAAGAAAAAAAATATAAGTGAGAAAATAAACTCATTTTTTTGCTTGGTCATTAAAAATTCTTTAAAAAATAATTATCTATGCCATCAGCAATACCTATGGCTAATTTTTCTTTATAATTCATATTTTGTAATTTTTCTAAATCACTTTTATGCGATATATAGCCAACTTCAACCAACACTGAAGGCATCAATGCACCAACCAAAACCCAAAAAGGACCTTCTCTTACTCCACCATCTATCGTTTTGGTATATAATTTTCTTGTATTTATAAGCATTCCATGTTGGATATCTATGGCAAGTTTGTTTGATGCTAAAAGTCGCTGCGAATTGATAGAATTTAAAAATGATAATTTTGAGAAATAATTCATAACCTCAATATCATCTTTATTTTCTAATTCTGCGACTTTTCTAGCGCGTTCGCTTCTTGCGTTTGATAAGAAATAAGTCTCAATTCCACTTGTAGTATTATAATTTTTTGATGTTTTAGGAAGTGAGTTTGCATGAATTGAGACAAATATATCTGCTTCTTTATTATTAGCAAACTTTGTCCTATCTGTAAGGCTTATATATTTATCACTATCTCTAGTCATATAAACTTTATAACCTCTAGATTCTAGTGTTTTTTTAACAAGTTTGCCTATAGCAAGAACAATAGTTTTTTCACAAATTTTATCTGCTTGCGCTCCACAATCTTTTCCACCATGCCCAGGGTCTAATACGATGATTTTATCTTTTCTTGCAAATGGGATAGATTCTGCTTGTTCTTTTATTGGTGGAGTAGTATCTGTTGTCGGCGAAGTGGGCTTTTTATCATCTATTGAATTAAACAAATTGGATATAACATTTTTGTCATTTTGTATTTGTGTATTTTGATTTGAATCTTTTTTTGTATCAAAACTAAGTAATAAAATATTTTTATTGATTTTGAAATTTAGAGTTTCTATTTTTTTACTTTGTATCACAATCCTTGTAGTCTTTTTGTTGTTTTGTGCGATAGTGATAAAATTTTCATTTTTTAGTCTAAAAGTCTTTTTTTTAAGCATATATTCTGCTTTTATATCATAGTAGATTCCAGTGTTTATCTTGGATTTATTAAAATTTTCTAATTTGATGCTTTTATTAAAGATGATACTCACTACACCATTGTTTTCTTTTAAATTAGTAATTTTTAATGGAGCACTAAATAACAAAAATGGAATTAAAAGAAAAATAAATCTTATCAATCTTATCTTCCACTCAATTCATCTATAAGTTCTTTAACGCTAATGATTTTATCGATTCTATATCCATTTGCACCTGTAAAATACAATCCTGTATCAAGATTCCCATAGCTGGCATCGCCTAATCTATCAGCTATACAATATCCTACTTTTTTAGCCTCCATTCCTCGATGACATGGTTGAACACAATTACTAACGCATGCTATCTTTGGGGCAGTGCCTTCACTTATAGCCTTTAATACACCTATATTAATAGCCCTAGCTGGATAACCAACCGGTGATTTAATAAGCTTTATATCTTCTTTTGTTAATTTTGGCATAATCTCTAAATACGCTTTAGCATCACATTCATAAGTGCCTAAAAATCTAGTAGCCATTTGCACGCCAAGAGCGCCTAATTCTAAAAAATTATCAATATCATTTCTATCCCAGATTCCACCTGCAGCAATTACAGGAATATTGCCCTGAATCTTAGCTTCTTTTACGACACTTGGCACGATATTTTCTAATTTAAATTCTTCTTTGAAACAATCTTCATATTTAAATCCTTGATGTCCGCCGCTAAGTGGTCCTTCAACAATCACAGCATCAGGGATTCTATTGTATCTTTCTTTCCATCTCTTGCAAATAATGCGTAAAGCTCTTGCAGATGAGACAATAGGAATAAGTGCTACATCTGGAAAATTCTTTGTAAATTCTGGCATATTGATAGGAAGTCCAGCACCTGTAATAATAATATTTGCACCTGCTTCACAAGCATCTCTTACAACCCTGCCATACTCATTTATTGCATATAAAATATTTGCAGCAAGAGGTGCATTTCCACATATTTTTCTTGCATTTTTAAAAATTTCATTTAATGCATTTTTAGAATAAAAATTAATTGCTTCAAATGGCTTAGAGCGAACGATTTTTTCAGTAAAGTGCATTTTTTTATAATATCCTGTTCCAACGCAACTAATAGTCCCCAAAGCCCCTTGAAGTGAAACATTACCTGCTAGTTCATCCCAGCTTATTCCAACTCCCATACCACCTTGTATAATTGGATATTTAATAGTATGTTTGCCGATTTTTAATGATTTAAACAATACATTGTTCATTTTATAATAGCTCTCAAAAATTTTCTTTTACCAATTTGGATTACATATATACCTGATTTAAGCTTAAGATTCTCATCTAATATTTTAACACCATCAATTCTTAGCGCCCCTGCGTTAATATCTCGTCTTGCTTGTGAGCTAGAATCTGACATTTTACTATCAACTAATAATTTACAAATCCATATATTAGATTCTGCACTAAATTCATTCAAATCTTTAGGCACGCAATCCTTGCTAAATACTAAGTCAAAATTCTCTTTTGCGCTCTTTGCACTCTCTTTTGAATGATATCTCTCTACAATTTCTAAAGCTAGATTCTCTTTTGCACTCTTTGGATGGACATTGTTATTTTCTACATCATGCTTTAATTTATCTAACTCATCAAGACTGATACTGCTAAGCAACTCATAATAACGCCACATCATAGAATCTGAAATACTTAAAATTTTGGCATACATATCATTTGGATTATCTGTGATACCTATATAATTACCAAGACTTTTGCTCATTTTATTTACTCCATCAAGACCTTCTAAAAGTGGCATCATAAGCACTGATTGCTCTTTATTTAGCCCATAAGCCCTTTGCATACTTCTACCAACAAGTAAATTAAACTTTTGATCATTTCCCCCGCATTCTATATCGCAATTAAGTGATACGCTATCATATCCTTGCAATAATGGATACATAAACTCAACAATGCTAATTGGCTGATTTTCTTTATATCTTTTTGAAAAATCATCCCTCTCAAGCATTCTTGCAACAGAAAACTTACCAGTAAGTTGCAACATTCCTTCGCTTCCTAATGCACTTAGCCATTTTGAATTAAAACAAACCTCTGTATGCTCTTTTGATAGAATCTTAAAAACTTGCTCTTCATAAGTCTTAGCATTTTTTAATACTTCTTCTCTGCTTAAAACTTTTCTAGTTTCACTTTTACCACTAGGATCACCAATGGTAGCTGTAAAATCACCAATTAGAAATTTAATATCTCCACCAAATTTTTGCAATGTAGCTAGTTTTTGCAAAAGCACACTATGTCCTAAATGTAAATCTGG of the Helicobacter sp. MIT 99-5507 genome contains:
- the tyrS gene encoding tyrosine--tRNA ligase; protein product: MEDKINNALREIQRGTSEIIGIDYIKDLVSNYFKLGKRFIIKAGFDPTAPDLHLGHSVLLQKLATLQKFGGDIKFLIGDFTATIGDPSGKSETRKVLSREEVLKNAKTYEEQVFKILSKEHTEVCFNSKWLSALGSEGMLQLTGKFSVARMLERDDFSKRYKENQPISIVEFMYPLLQGYDSVSLNCDIECGGNDQKFNLLVGRSMQRAYGLNKEQSVLMMPLLEGLDGVNKMSKSLGNYIGITDNPNDMYAKILSISDSMMWRYYELLSSISLDELDKLKHDVENNNVHPKSAKENLALEIVERYHSKESAKSAKENFDLVFSKDCVPKDLNEFSAESNIWICKLLVDSKMSDSSSQARRDINAGALRIDGVKILDENLKLKSGIYVIQIGKRKFLRAIIK
- a CDS encoding DUF4149 domain-containing protein translates to MKFLFGKTFINTAVALYIWILGITIGALLASGAFVANVIFNASFFGVELSKFQSGILMTQIFLKLNILLIVVAFIIAIFETFTLRLGDNKKIIKIILFISGAISVICILLFSLYYTPFIVEQQQLGLNATQSSEFISMHAQSEFVANVLFFCLSINVLFRLVYRK
- a CDS encoding nitronate monooxygenase, translating into MNNVLFKSLKIGKHTIKYPIIQGGMGVGISWDELAGNVSLQGALGTISCVGTGYYKKMHFTEKIVRSKPFEAINFYSKNALNEIFKNARKICGNAPLAANILYAINEYGRVVRDACEAGANIIITGAGLPINMPEFTKNFPDVALIPIVSSARALRIICKRWKERYNRIPDAVIVEGPLSGGHQGFKYEDCFKEEFKLENIVPSVVKEAKIQGNIPVIAAGGIWDRNDIDNFLELGALGVQMATRFLGTYECDAKAYLEIMPKLTKEDIKLIKSPVGYPARAINIGVLKAISEGTAPKIACVSNCVQPCHRGMEAKKVGYCIADRLGDASYGNLDTGLYFTGANGYRIDKIISVKELIDELSGR
- a CDS encoding N-acetylmuramoyl-L-alanine amidase; the protein is MIRFIFLLIPFLLFSAPLKITNLKENNGVVSIIFNKSIKLENFNKSKINTGIYYDIKAEYMLKKKTFRLKNENFITIAQNNKKTTRIVIQSKKIETLNFKINKNILLLSFDTKKDSNQNTQIQNDKNVISNLFNSIDDKKPTSPTTDTTPPIKEQAESIPFARKDKIIVLDPGHGGKDCGAQADKICEKTIVLAIGKLVKKTLESRGYKVYMTRDSDKYISLTDRTKFANNKEADIFVSIHANSLPKTSKNYNTTSGIETYFLSNARSERARKVAELENKDDIEVMNYFSKLSFLNSINSQRLLASNKLAIDIQHGMLINTRKLYTKTIDGGVREGPFWVLVGALMPSVLVEVGYISHKSDLEKLQNMNYKEKLAIGIADGIDNYFLKNF
- the dapF gene encoding diaminopimelate epimerase, whose translation is MWLTKYNASGNDFLIFYTFNNILDSKKRANLAKKICNRHSGIGADGLVIIMPHSKYAYKWDFYNSDGSKADMCGNASRCVAHYAYINNLAPKKHSFLSGAGEIKVEIDDKNDDIVEVNFGKVKIKKDCIDEYEMQFTLLDSGIPHLVSFIDGKLPKSKNKMMENLRKKYNANVNFAKIISKDIIHLSTYERGVEDITLACGTGMAATYYLALMQNKIHKIATLIPPSNEPLYFKMQNDEVYYKGKVERICDIKLFL